In Phreatobacter oligotrophus, one DNA window encodes the following:
- the cbiB gene encoding adenosylcobinamide-phosphate synthase CbiB, with protein MLLHPDALLILLVALAIDAAVGDPDAIWRRVPHPVAWMGALIARLDRSWNRPERVAARRKAAGIAALVVILALSILAGALVEAALRALPWPMVSIGLVASVLLAQNSLYAHVARVAAAFSAGGIAEARRAVSMIVGRDPESLDEAGICRAAIETTAENFSDGVVAPAFWFALFGLPGLAAYKAVNTADSMIGHLSDRHRDFGWASARCDDLLNLAPARLAGLLIALAAPLAAGSPAKALGVMIRDARLHRSPNAGWPEAAMAGALGLALAGPRRYGRRLVDDPFLHAEGRRAATPQDIRRALRVMAGACLGLVGLVAAIALFLS; from the coding sequence GTGCTTCTGCACCCTGACGCCCTTCTCATCCTGCTCGTCGCCCTCGCCATCGACGCAGCGGTCGGCGATCCGGACGCGATCTGGCGGCGTGTTCCCCATCCCGTCGCCTGGATGGGCGCGCTCATCGCAAGGCTCGACCGGAGCTGGAATCGGCCGGAACGAGTGGCGGCCCGGCGCAAGGCGGCCGGCATCGCCGCTCTCGTGGTGATCCTCGCGTTGTCGATCCTCGCAGGAGCCCTGGTCGAGGCGGCCTTGCGCGCCCTGCCCTGGCCCATGGTCAGCATCGGCCTCGTAGCTTCCGTGCTTCTCGCCCAGAACAGCCTCTATGCTCATGTGGCGCGGGTGGCCGCGGCCTTTTCGGCGGGCGGTATCGCAGAGGCGCGCCGGGCCGTGTCGATGATCGTCGGCCGCGACCCCGAAAGCCTCGACGAGGCCGGCATCTGCCGGGCGGCCATCGAGACGACGGCCGAGAATTTCTCGGACGGCGTCGTGGCCCCGGCCTTCTGGTTCGCGCTGTTCGGCCTGCCTGGCCTTGCCGCCTACAAGGCCGTCAACACTGCCGATTCCATGATCGGCCATCTCTCCGACCGTCACCGCGACTTCGGCTGGGCCTCCGCCCGCTGCGACGACCTCCTCAACCTCGCACCCGCGCGCCTTGCAGGTCTCCTCATCGCGCTGGCCGCGCCGCTGGCGGCCGGCTCCCCGGCCAAAGCCCTCGGCGTGATGATCCGCGATGCGCGCCTGCACCGCTCGCCCAATGCCGGCTGGCCCGAAGCCGCCATGGCGGGAGCGCTCGGCCTCGCCCTCGCCGGACCACGGCGCTACGGCAGGCGGCTCGTCGACGATCCGTTCCTCCATGCCGAAGGTCGGCGCGCGGCGACGCCGCAGGATATCCGGCGCGCCCTGCGCGTCATGGCGGGAGCCTGCCTCGGGCTCGTCGGCCTTGTCGCGGCGATCGCCCTGTTCTTGTCCTGA
- a CDS encoding FecCD family ABC transporter permease → MTGLARRGLVPGLALLVAVLAIASLAAGPVRLSPSDIVAALLGRGDEAIRTIVTEIRLPRAILAVAIGGILGLSGAAMQGLLRNPLAAPSLFGAPQSAAFAAVATISLGLNDALSWGLPVAAIAGAFLSVFVLVAVAGRNASLLLLILSGLAISSLAGAGTALAMNLAPNPFAALEIAFWLLGSLEDRSMRHVALALPFIIPAALILYLQRGAFRALALGEEAAESLGVGVARLRLVVITGVALGVGAAVSVAGTIAFIGLVAPHLMRPLVGYDPARVLVPSALTGAALLLAADIAVRIIPATTNIKVGVLTAIIGVPFFLWLIVRERRSLAGGVA, encoded by the coding sequence ATGACGGGCCTGGCGCGGCGGGGACTGGTCCCCGGCCTTGCCCTCCTCGTCGCGGTCCTCGCCATTGCCTCCCTCGCGGCGGGGCCGGTGCGCCTCAGCCCCTCCGACATCGTCGCGGCCCTTCTTGGCCGCGGCGACGAGGCCATCCGCACCATCGTCACCGAGATCCGGCTGCCGCGGGCGATCCTTGCGGTGGCCATCGGCGGCATCCTCGGATTGTCGGGGGCGGCGATGCAGGGCCTCCTGCGCAATCCGCTGGCCGCGCCCTCCCTCTTCGGCGCGCCGCAATCGGCAGCCTTCGCGGCGGTCGCCACCATCTCGCTCGGGCTCAACGACGCCCTGTCCTGGGGCCTGCCGGTCGCGGCCATTGCCGGCGCCTTCCTGTCGGTCTTCGTGCTGGTGGCGGTGGCTGGCCGCAATGCCAGCCTGCTGCTCCTCATCCTCTCGGGCCTTGCCATATCGAGCCTCGCCGGCGCCGGCACGGCGCTCGCGATGAATCTCGCGCCCAACCCCTTTGCCGCGCTCGAGATCGCCTTCTGGCTGCTTGGCTCGCTGGAGGACCGCTCGATGCGCCACGTGGCGCTGGCGCTCCCCTTCATCATTCCCGCCGCCCTCATTCTCTATCTGCAGCGCGGCGCCTTCCGGGCGCTGGCGCTCGGCGAGGAGGCGGCGGAGAGCCTCGGCGTCGGGGTCGCCCGCCTGCGCCTCGTCGTCATCACCGGCGTGGCGCTCGGCGTGGGGGCTGCCGTCTCGGTCGCCGGCACCATCGCCTTCATCGGGCTCGTCGCGCCGCACCTGATGCGGCCGCTGGTCGGCTACGACCCGGCGCGCGTCCTCGTGCCGAGCGCCCTGACCGGCGCGGCGCTGCTGCTCGCCGCCGACATCGCCGTGCGGATCATCCCGGCCACCACCAACATCAAGGTCGGCGTGCTGACCGCCATCATCGGCGTCCCCTTCTTCCTCTGGCTCATCGTGAGGGAGCGGCGCAGCCTTGCCGGCGGCGTGGCATGA
- the modC gene encoding molybdenum ABC transporter ATP-binding protein, with protein sequence MIRFACRLTRPGFALDAAFTAGPGVTALFGPSGSGKSTVIRLLAGLERPEEGRITLGDTVLLDTARRRTVPPHRRRIGLVFQDALLLPHLSVKANLTYGRWFTPRGERRIAFDPVVEVLGIGHLLDRRPATLSGGERQRVAIGRALLASPRLLLMDEPLASLDQARRQEILPFIERLRDAFAIPVVYVSHAVEEVTRLASHVVRLEAGRVVATGTPSEVFAAGLDRSGGDRFALRSVLTARVKQRLPDYGITLLDHPAGEIVVPGLLPLGDEVGVAIRATDVALARGPAGDLSTRTVLDGTVTRVEADASGPFATVTVTLTGGDVIVAAVTRLAAAALDLAPGVPMKALVKAGAIDESGLPGAVPKAQPG encoded by the coding sequence ATGATCCGCTTCGCCTGCCGCCTCACCCGCCCCGGCTTTGCCCTCGACGCCGCCTTCACCGCCGGGCCGGGCGTCACCGCCCTCTTCGGCCCGTCCGGCTCGGGCAAGTCCACGGTGATCCGCCTGCTCGCAGGCCTGGAGCGCCCGGAGGAGGGGCGCATCACCCTCGGCGACACCGTGCTGCTCGACACCGCGCGCCGCAGGACCGTGCCACCGCATCGCCGCCGCATCGGCCTCGTTTTCCAGGACGCGCTGCTCCTGCCCCATCTCTCGGTGAAGGCGAACCTCACCTATGGCCGCTGGTTCACGCCGCGCGGCGAACGGCGCATCGCCTTCGATCCGGTGGTGGAGGTGCTGGGCATCGGCCATTTGCTCGACCGGCGGCCGGCGACCCTGTCGGGAGGCGAACGCCAGCGCGTCGCCATCGGCCGCGCGCTGCTGGCGAGCCCGCGCCTGCTGCTGATGGACGAGCCGCTGGCCTCGCTCGACCAGGCGCGGCGCCAGGAGATCCTGCCCTTCATCGAGCGGCTGCGCGACGCCTTCGCCATCCCCGTGGTCTATGTCAGTCATGCCGTAGAGGAAGTGACGCGGCTCGCCAGTCATGTCGTGCGGCTCGAGGCGGGACGCGTGGTAGCCACCGGGACACCCTCCGAGGTCTTCGCCGCGGGGCTTGACCGGTCCGGTGGCGACCGCTTTGCCCTGCGGTCGGTGCTCACCGCCCGCGTGAAGCAGCGCCTGCCGGATTACGGCATCACCCTGCTCGATCATCCTGCCGGTGAGATCGTCGTGCCCGGCCTGCTGCCCCTCGGGGACGAGGTCGGCGTCGCCATTCGCGCCACCGACGTGGCGCTGGCCCGCGGCCCGGCCGGAGACCTGAGCACCCGCACGGTGCTGGACGGCACCGTCACCCGCGTCGAGGCGGACGCCAGCGGCCCCTTCGCCACCGTGACCGTGACGCTCACCGGCGGTGACGTGATCGTCGCGGCGGTGACGCGGCTCGCGGCCGCGGCGCTGGACCTCGCGCCGGGTGTTCCGATGAAGGCGCTGGTCAAGGCCGGCGCCATCGACGAGAGCGGATTGCCCGGCGCGGTGCCGAAAGCTCAGCCCGGCTGA
- a CDS encoding ABC transporter ATP-binding protein, with translation MSEAAHLLLAEGVGVAYGGCPVVTEAAFGLDAGRLVALVGPNGAGKTTLLRALGGLTPSTGRITVAGTDLLKLPPRERARRIAFLPQGHVVHWPLSARDVVALGRYPHGLADPARMGARDAAIVDAALARTDASAFAGRQVTTLSGGERARVMLARVLAVEAPILLADEPTAALDPRHQIGIMAALREEARRGALVIAVTHDLGLAARMADEVMVIDRGRIVARGAPRTVLTPQLMREVYGVDALVTEHAGEPVIVPWTAP, from the coding sequence ATGAGCGAGGCCGCCCATCTCCTGCTCGCCGAGGGCGTCGGCGTCGCCTATGGCGGTTGCCCGGTGGTCACCGAGGCCGCTTTCGGGCTCGATGCCGGCCGGCTGGTCGCGCTGGTCGGACCGAACGGGGCGGGCAAGACGACCCTGCTCAGGGCCCTCGGCGGCCTCACGCCGTCGACCGGGCGCATCACCGTCGCCGGCACAGATCTCTTGAAGCTGCCGCCGCGCGAGCGGGCCCGCCGCATCGCCTTCCTGCCGCAGGGCCATGTGGTGCACTGGCCGCTCAGCGCACGCGATGTCGTGGCGCTCGGGCGCTACCCGCATGGCCTTGCCGATCCCGCGCGCATGGGCGCGCGCGATGCCGCCATCGTCGACGCGGCCCTCGCCCGCACCGATGCCAGCGCCTTTGCCGGGCGCCAGGTGACGACGCTCTCGGGCGGCGAACGCGCCCGCGTCATGCTCGCACGCGTCCTCGCGGTGGAGGCGCCGATCCTGCTCGCGGACGAACCGACCGCCGCCCTCGATCCGCGCCACCAGATCGGCATCATGGCGGCGCTGCGCGAGGAGGCCCGGCGCGGCGCCCTCGTCATCGCCGTCACCCACGACCTTGGCCTCGCCGCGCGCATGGCCGACGAGGTCATGGTCATCGATCGCGGCCGCATCGTCGCGCGTGGCGCGCCGCGCACCGTGCTGACGCCGCAGCTGATGCGGGAGGTCTATGGCGTCGATGCGCTGGTGACCGAGCACGCGGGCGAGCCGGTCATCGTGCCCTGGACCGCTCCATGA
- a CDS encoding TonB-dependent receptor plug domain-containing protein encodes MTANRSPTEIQRTGSAITVVPREQLQASNPGSLVDVLRTVPGLDVTETGGPGASTTVRLRGASSGQTLVLIDGVRVGDPSSASSEFDLSILSPALIDRIEVLRGPQSALYGSDAMGGVINIITKRGLGPTGAFAQIEGGSYGTGAVSGGIHGSQGPWSYAASGSFARSDGFSRYGYRISRFDPAVTAGYDADGYDRYSGYGRFGYDPGTGFRFEAGVMASATRSEYDAASGKYPDTPNVAFRRFYQIYGRGSWDTLDGALTHAITTFFARSERIFREVRYGSNQTPAQTTSTLSEYYGQRVGAEYQGDLRLGLAGRVTFGARLERETAETFSERYLPTPIARASTLEAGQNTRALFALWQLPLGERLDLSIGGRIDDVVGVARFATWRGTLAYRITETGTKLRASAGTGGKAPTLFQLYAPIYGNPNLQAETSLGFDAGIDQSILGGRGTLSVTAFTNRFSNLIEYNALTSSYFNVARAETRGVEMAASFVLWPDVVRMRAGWTYLEAKDLTTGLTLARRPRNVGTLGFVVTPTPAWSIEPSMTYVSQRYSGSGETLRLNPYMRFDLRTSYQIDKTWTAFARVENLTNVRYEEVYNYGTAGRSFYAGLRANW; translated from the coding sequence GTGACGGCCAACCGCTCGCCGACCGAGATCCAGCGCACCGGCAGCGCCATCACCGTCGTGCCGCGTGAGCAGCTGCAGGCCTCCAATCCCGGCTCGCTGGTCGACGTGCTGCGCACCGTGCCCGGCCTCGACGTGACCGAGACCGGCGGCCCCGGCGCCTCCACCACCGTCCGCCTGCGCGGCGCCAGTTCAGGCCAGACGCTGGTGCTCATCGATGGCGTCCGCGTCGGCGATCCGTCCTCGGCCAGCAGCGAGTTCGACCTGTCGATCCTGTCGCCCGCGCTGATCGACCGGATCGAGGTGCTGCGCGGCCCGCAAAGCGCCCTCTACGGCTCCGACGCCATGGGCGGCGTCATCAACATCATCACCAAGCGCGGCCTTGGGCCCACCGGCGCCTTCGCCCAGATCGAGGGCGGCAGCTACGGCACCGGCGCCGTCTCCGGCGGCATCCACGGGTCGCAGGGCCCCTGGAGCTACGCCGCCTCCGGCTCCTTCGCGCGCTCCGACGGCTTCTCCCGCTACGGCTATCGCATCAGCCGCTTCGACCCCGCGGTCACCGCGGGCTACGATGCCGACGGCTACGACCGCTACAGCGGCTACGGCCGGTTCGGCTACGATCCCGGCACCGGTTTCCGCTTCGAGGCGGGCGTGATGGCGAGCGCCACCCGCTCCGAATATGACGCCGCCTCCGGCAAGTATCCCGATACGCCGAACGTCGCCTTCCGCCGCTTCTACCAGATCTACGGCCGTGGCTCGTGGGACACGCTGGACGGCGCGCTGACCCACGCCATCACCACCTTCTTCGCGCGGTCCGAGCGCATCTTCCGCGAGGTGCGCTACGGGTCAAACCAGACGCCGGCGCAGACCACCTCGACGCTCTCCGAATATTACGGCCAGCGCGTCGGCGCCGAGTACCAGGGCGACCTGCGTCTGGGTCTCGCCGGACGCGTCACGTTCGGCGCCCGGCTGGAGCGCGAGACGGCGGAGACCTTCTCGGAACGCTACCTGCCGACGCCGATCGCCCGCGCCTCGACGCTGGAGGCCGGACAGAACACCCGCGCCCTCTTCGCCCTGTGGCAATTGCCGCTCGGCGAGCGGCTGGACCTGTCCATCGGCGGCCGCATCGACGACGTGGTCGGCGTGGCGCGCTTCGCCACCTGGCGCGGCACGCTGGCCTATCGCATCACCGAGACCGGAACGAAGCTGCGCGCCAGCGCCGGCACGGGCGGCAAGGCGCCGACCCTGTTCCAGCTCTACGCGCCGATCTACGGTAATCCGAACCTCCAGGCCGAGACCAGCCTCGGCTTCGACGCCGGCATCGACCAGTCCATCCTCGGCGGCCGCGGCACCCTGTCGGTCACCGCCTTCACCAACCGCTTCTCGAACCTGATCGAGTACAACGCGCTGACCAGCAGCTATTTCAACGTGGCGCGGGCCGAGACCCGCGGCGTCGAGATGGCGGCAAGCTTCGTGCTCTGGCCGGATGTCGTGAGGATGCGGGCCGGCTGGACCTATCTCGAGGCCAAGGATCTTACCACGGGCCTCACCCTCGCCCGCCGTCCGCGCAATGTCGGCACCCTCGGCTTCGTGGTGACGCCGACGCCGGCCTGGAGCATCGAGCCCTCCATGACCTACGTCTCGCAGCGCTATTCCGGCAGCGGCGAGACCCTGCGCCTCAACCCCTACATGCGGTTTGACCTGAGGACCTCCTACCAGATCGACAAGACCTGGACCGCCTTTGCGCGGGTCGAGAACCTCACCAATGTCCGCTATGAGGAGGTCTACAACTACGGCACGGCCGGCCGCTCCTTCTATGCCGGCCTGAGGGCGAACTGGTGA
- the cobD gene encoding threonine-phosphate decarboxylase CobD — protein MQHGGDLTTAMALHGGTRGDWLDLSTGINPHAFPLPDLPAEAWTALPDEGSLSRLNDAARRAYRVPEGVGLVAAPGTQALIQWLPVLAPAGDVAVVGPTYGEHALSWQRVRAKVQTIGDFTAIPDDVRHVVVVNPNNPDGRWSDPAHLAAAARDVGARGGWLVVDESFLDLRPEATAASLCREAPVVVLRSFGKFFGLAGVRLGFAVAPPVIAEAIAWALGPWAVAGPALAIGAAALGDERWAETMRIRLREEASSLDAVLAEAGFAPAGGTDLYRLVRHPEARRIHEGLAAARIWVRRFDWDDRLLRFGLPAEDSGRDRLAAALRGLATGPGHGAVQGTMTGSPACSVTSASTP, from the coding sequence ATGCAGCACGGCGGCGACCTCACCACGGCCATGGCCCTCCACGGGGGCACGCGCGGCGACTGGCTGGACCTGTCGACCGGCATCAATCCGCACGCCTTCCCGCTGCCGGACCTGCCGGCCGAGGCCTGGACCGCGCTCCCCGACGAGGGGTCGCTCAGCCGGCTCAATGATGCCGCGCGCCGCGCCTATCGCGTGCCGGAGGGCGTCGGCCTCGTCGCTGCTCCGGGCACGCAGGCGCTGATCCAGTGGCTGCCGGTGCTCGCGCCGGCCGGCGATGTCGCGGTGGTCGGGCCGACCTATGGCGAACATGCGCTGTCGTGGCAGCGGGTCCGAGCGAAGGTGCAGACGATCGGTGATTTCACGGCGATCCCCGACGATGTTCGTCATGTCGTGGTCGTGAACCCGAACAATCCCGACGGGCGCTGGAGCGATCCCGCCCATCTCGCCGCGGCGGCGCGGGATGTCGGTGCGCGCGGGGGCTGGCTCGTCGTCGACGAATCCTTCCTCGACCTCAGGCCCGAGGCGACGGCCGCCAGCCTGTGCCGCGAGGCGCCGGTGGTGGTGCTCAGATCCTTCGGCAAGTTCTTCGGCCTGGCCGGGGTCCGGCTCGGCTTCGCCGTGGCCCCGCCGGTCATCGCCGAGGCGATCGCCTGGGCCCTCGGGCCATGGGCCGTTGCAGGGCCCGCCCTCGCCATCGGCGCCGCGGCGCTCGGCGACGAGCGCTGGGCCGAGACCATGCGGATCAGGCTGCGGGAAGAGGCGAGTTCCCTCGATGCCGTGCTGGCGGAAGCCGGTTTCGCGCCAGCCGGTGGGACCGATCTCTACCGCCTCGTGCGCCATCCCGAAGCCCGCCGGATCCACGAGGGCCTCGCTGCGGCACGGATTTGGGTCAGGCGCTTCGACTGGGACGATAGGCTGCTGCGCTTTGGCCTGCCAGCGGAGGACTCGGGCCGTGATCGCCTCGCCGCCGCTTTGCGGGGGCTCGCCACCGGGCCGGGTCATGGAGCGGTCCAGGGCACGATGACCGGCTCGCCCGCGTGCTCGGTCACCAGCGCATCGACGCCATAG
- the modA gene encoding molybdate ABC transporter substrate-binding protein gives MRILGFTRRILPLVLLAGVASPSRAQETRPLVVFAAASLQTALTAIAADWQRETGKRVTFSFAASSALARQLDQGAPADLFASADLDWMDFAEQRRLIRAGTRRTLLGNSLVLVEPVSETPVALAIAPGFPLAAAIGASRLATGNVQSVPVGRYAQAALTALGVWTEVAPRIAGADNVRAALALVARGEARFGIVYATDARTEPRVRVVGTFPAGSHPPIAYPVAVTAGSTHPDAVAFLAYLASPAAVRIFEAEGFTVLR, from the coding sequence ATGCGCATCCTCGGCTTCACCCGCCGCATCCTGCCCCTGGTCCTGCTGGCCGGTGTCGCAAGCCCGTCCCGGGCACAGGAGACGCGCCCGCTGGTGGTCTTCGCCGCCGCGAGCCTGCAGACCGCCCTCACGGCCATCGCGGCCGACTGGCAGCGCGAGACGGGCAAGCGCGTGACCTTCTCCTTCGCGGCCTCCTCCGCCCTTGCGCGGCAGCTCGACCAGGGCGCCCCGGCGGATCTCTTCGCCTCGGCCGATCTCGACTGGATGGATTTTGCCGAACAGCGCCGCCTCATCCGCGCCGGGACCCGCCGCACCCTGCTCGGCAACAGCCTCGTCCTGGTCGAGCCGGTGAGCGAAACCCCCGTGGCCCTCGCCATCGCCCCTGGCTTTCCGCTGGCCGCGGCCATCGGCGCCTCCCGCCTCGCCACCGGCAATGTCCAGTCTGTCCCGGTCGGGCGCTATGCGCAGGCTGCGCTCACCGCCCTCGGCGTCTGGACGGAGGTCGCCCCGCGCATCGCCGGCGCCGACAATGTCCGCGCGGCGCTGGCCCTCGTGGCGCGCGGCGAGGCGCGCTTCGGCATCGTCTATGCGACCGATGCGAGGACCGAGCCGCGGGTGCGCGTCGTCGGCACGTTTCCCGCCGGCAGCCACCCGCCCATCGCCTATCCGGTCGCCGTGACGGCGGGCTCGACCCATCCGGACGCGGTCGCTTTCCTCGCCTATCTCGCCTCGCCGGCTGCCGTCCGGATCTTCGAGGCTGAAGGCTTCACGGTCCTGCGCTAG
- a CDS encoding winged helix-turn-helix domain-containing protein — translation MGEPGSDKDTDVPRRPTEDRFARSELRLRIVLSGTTRLGPGKADLLEAIGRTGSISAAGRDLGMSYRRAWLLVDEVNRLFRRPVVVTSAGGSHGGGAKLTDFGRALVAAYRRVEERTRAAIREEFAPFETDLVDEPDQPG, via the coding sequence ATGGGCGAACCGGGATCGGACAAGGACACGGATGTGCCGCGGCGGCCGACGGAAGATCGCTTTGCGCGGTCGGAACTCCGCCTACGAATCGTGCTGTCCGGCACGACGCGGCTCGGGCCGGGCAAGGCCGACCTGTTGGAGGCCATCGGCCGCACCGGTTCCATCTCAGCCGCCGGCCGCGACCTCGGCATGAGCTACCGGCGGGCCTGGCTGCTGGTCGACGAGGTGAACCGGCTGTTCCGCCGTCCCGTCGTGGTCACCTCCGCCGGTGGCAGCCATGGCGGCGGGGCGAAGCTCACCGATTTCGGACGGGCCCTGGTGGCCGCCTATCGGCGCGTCGAGGAGCGCACGCGCGCCGCGATCCGCGAGGAATTCGCGCCCTTCGAGACCGACCTGGTGGACGAGCCGGATCAGCCGGGCTGA
- a CDS encoding ABC transporter substrate-binding protein: MLHGPSLPWRRRLGQSLAGIAALLAVTNTAMAEPSARIASINMCTDQLLVDLARPDQIVGLSPFAHDGWRSWAAARARAYPALSGTAEEIIVLKPDLVLAGRFTRQATRAFIRERGIAMEEFDVVRTVADARRQILRVAAIVGAEAAGEARAAALDTAMERLRAAAKGQPLRILPLARRGWVAGQDSVITDLLRTAGLVNVAGEAGLRGGGFLSVEEIVMLRPDAILISRDADRAEDQGQAMLVHPAIADRFPAERRIVLPEALTVCGGPMLVEAIDRLAAQIAALTPRRASAP, encoded by the coding sequence GTGCTGCATGGCCCGTCCCTGCCATGGCGCCGCCGCCTTGGCCAGTCGCTCGCCGGCATCGCCGCCCTGCTGGCCGTCACCAACACGGCCATGGCCGAGCCCTCGGCCCGCATCGCCTCCATCAACATGTGCACCGACCAGTTGCTGGTCGATCTCGCGCGGCCCGACCAGATCGTGGGCCTCAGCCCCTTCGCCCATGATGGCTGGCGCTCGTGGGCCGCCGCGCGGGCGAGGGCCTACCCGGCGCTCTCCGGCACGGCGGAGGAGATCATCGTCCTGAAGCCGGACCTTGTCCTGGCCGGCCGCTTCACCCGCCAGGCGACGCGCGCCTTCATTCGCGAGCGCGGCATCGCCATGGAGGAGTTCGACGTGGTGCGCACGGTCGCCGACGCGCGGCGGCAGATCCTCCGCGTCGCCGCCATCGTCGGCGCGGAAGCGGCGGGCGAGGCCCGGGCTGCCGCCCTCGACACCGCCATGGAGCGGTTGCGGGCAGCGGCGAAGGGACAGCCTTTGCGCATCCTGCCCCTGGCCCGGCGCGGCTGGGTCGCCGGACAGGACAGCGTCATCACCGACCTCCTGAGGACTGCGGGGCTGGTCAATGTCGCCGGCGAGGCGGGGCTGCGCGGCGGCGGTTTCCTCTCGGTGGAGGAGATCGTCATGCTGAGGCCCGACGCCATCCTCATCAGCCGCGACGCCGACCGCGCCGAGGACCAGGGCCAGGCCATGCTGGTCCATCCCGCCATCGCCGACCGTTTCCCTGCGGAGCGCCGCATCGTCCTGCCCGAGGCGCTCACCGTCTGCGGCGGGCCCATGCTGGTCGAGGCCATCGACAGGCTGGCGGCGCAGATCGCCGCGCTGACGCCGCGCCGTGCTTCTGCACCCTGA
- the modB gene encoding molybdate ABC transporter permease subunit produces MYALSLTPEEWTAIGLSLRVATVATLASLPLGILAALLLARGRFPGKSLVDALVHLPLVLPPVVTGYVLLVLFGRRGPIGAWLESTFGIVLAFRWTGAALACAVMGFPLMVRAVRLSIEAIDTRLGEAAGTLGASPAWVFLTVTLPLALPGIIAGAVLCFAKALGEFGATITFVSNIPGETQTLPSAIYNATQVPGGDAIAFRLSIVAVIIALAALVASEWLARRSGNRHGAPA; encoded by the coding sequence ATGTATGCGCTCTCGCTCACCCCCGAGGAATGGACGGCGATCGGCCTGAGCCTGCGCGTCGCGACCGTCGCGACGCTGGCCAGCCTGCCGCTCGGCATCCTCGCCGCCCTGCTGCTGGCGCGCGGGCGCTTTCCGGGAAAGAGCCTCGTGGATGCGCTCGTCCACCTGCCCCTGGTCCTGCCGCCGGTTGTCACCGGCTATGTCCTCCTGGTCCTTTTCGGCCGCCGCGGACCGATCGGGGCCTGGCTGGAATCAACCTTCGGCATCGTCCTCGCCTTCCGCTGGACCGGTGCGGCGCTTGCCTGCGCGGTCATGGGCTTCCCGCTGATGGTGCGCGCCGTGCGCCTGTCCATCGAGGCCATCGACACGCGGCTCGGCGAGGCCGCCGGCACGCTGGGCGCCTCCCCCGCCTGGGTCTTCCTCACCGTCACCCTGCCTTTGGCGCTCCCCGGAATCATTGCGGGGGCCGTGCTGTGCTTTGCCAAGGCGCTCGGCGAGTTCGGCGCGACCATCACCTTCGTCTCGAATATTCCCGGCGAGACCCAGACCCTGCCCTCAGCGATCTACAACGCCACCCAGGTGCCCGGGGGCGATGCCATCGCCTTCCGGCTGTCGATCGTCGCCGTCATCATCGCGCTGGCCGCCCTTGTCGCCTCGGAATGGCTGGCGCGGCGCAGCGGCAACCGTCACGGCGCGCCGGCATGA